Within the Desulfobacterales bacterium genome, the region CTGTGCATAAGGTTCAGATTGCCACAGTTAAAAAACATCAAATTGTAATCAAGCTCTTTGGTGAGAATCGGCCACAGTTCAAGGGCTTCTTTGTACAGCGGGACATTTTGCTGGGTCCGTTGGTTGGCGCGCACAATGGCCGTATTGCGCCCTGAGCCGCCAAAACCCAGAAAGCGCTTTTCAATGACGGCCACATCCTTAATACCATGATCCCGGGCCAGGAAGTAAGCCGCGGCCAGGCCATGCAGCCCACCGCCGATGATCACGGCATCATAGCTTGACTTAAGCGCAGCCTGATCTCCCCAAAGGCGTTTGGATTTTCGCAACATAGCAGTTCAGTCCTCATATTAAATTTGATGAAATGGTGGTTGTCCAATGATAGTTTTGGAAGGTATGACAATGAAACAAAAGATGTCAAGTAAAAAAATGCCATCAAAACACATTTTTTACAAAAATCCTTGACAAAAGCAATGATACACTTGATATTACATGATATTTAGAGCTTCTTATTTTTTGGAGTCTTAACTTTTATAAATCCTTTGTGAAATTTTTCTTTCATTTTAAATGTTTCTTTCATCATTTAGCAAATAATGTGTGACCCTTTAAAGGGCAAGGACCAACAAAATGCCAGACCCGGCCAATCGACTGACCATGAAAAGCATTGTTGAGCAGCACCCTTCTCTGACGCCCAAAGCGCGCATTCTGGGTGAATATATTGTCAATCATCCGCGTAAGGCGGTCTTTATGACCACCAAAGAATTGGCCAATACCTGCCAGGTCAGCGAGGCCACCGTTGTTCGCTTTGTAAGCCAGCTGGGCTATGAAGGGTACGGTGCCTTTCAGCAGGCGCTGCGGGATTTTGTCGACCGGGAATTGACCATGCTCGAACGCGCTGATCTGGCAGCAACTGCCGGCGAAGGCATGGACCGCCTTCGGCAGGTCGTGTCTGAAGAAATGGATAATCTTAAGCAATTTTTCGAGACTGTTGATTTGACCACCCTACAAAAAGCGATCGATTATCTCAGCCAAAGCCCGGCCGTGTATATCATCGGCTCACGTGTCTCTTATACTTTTGCCTACTATCTGGGCTGGTCGCTGACAAAAGTCAGGTCCGGGGTCCACATTTTAAAGGGCAGCGACAGCACCGCAATTGACTGGTTGACCATTTCCGAACCCGACAGTTTGGTGGTCATTATCGCCACCTCCCGCTATCCCAACGAACTGATTCGATTGGGCCGAACGGCACGCCATCTGGATCGAAAGCTGCTGGTGATTACCGACAGCTCCCTTTGCCCGCTGACCCAATTTGCCCATCTGAGCCTTGTGGCGCCGGCTAAAAACATCCCTTTCATTGGCAGTCCGACCACCATTGCCTGTATCATCAACTATCTGGTGCTCGAAATGGCCTCCCAGGACGGCAATCGACTCAAAGAGCATCAAGGAAAACTCGAACAGGCTTACCGCGAAAATGATGTCTTGTTCAACCTTCGCCGAGATGAAATATTGCCATGACGGATCGTACTGCAAAAAACACAAGGCCACAACCGCTGCAGCTGGAGGATGTCGATTATTTAAAAGTTTTTACAGATTTCGATGAGGGCGTCATCATGGCCGATACCGCCGGTGTGATCGTTTACTACAATGACGCCATGGCTAAAATCGACGATCTGGATCCGAGCTATCCGGTGGGTAAAAAAATCACCGAGGTTTACGATTTAACCGAGGAAACCTCTGTGATCATGGAGTGCCTCAAAACCAGTCATCCGATCATCAATCGCCATTTCTTCTACCGCACCCGTATGGGAAAGGTGGCCAATACCATTCACCGTGCCTTTCCGCTTTTCAGAGAAGGACGTCTGACCGGCGCTATCTGCCTGGTAAAAGACTATAACGTGCTGGAGGAAACCCTTTCCTCGGTGGCGATTCCCGAAAAGGAATCCAATCTCAAAAATGGCACCAACTATACCTTTGGCGACATTATCGGTGAAAACCCGACTTTTCTTAGAGCAGTCAATACCGCTGTGATGGCGGCCAACTCCCCATCGCCGGTCATGCTGTATGGTGAAACCGGAACCGGCAAAGAACTACTGGCCCAATCTATCCATAACCATAGCGCCCGCAACGAACGACGGTATATTCCGGTTAATTGTGCAGCCATTCCGGAAAACCTGCTCGAAGGCATTTTGTTCGGAACATCCAAAGGTGCCTTTACCGGGGCCATGAACAAGCCAGGTCTTTTTGAGCGCGCCAGCGGCGGCACCCTTTTTCTGGATGAAGTCAATGCCATGTCCATTAACCTGCAAGCCAAAATCCTGAGGGTTCTGCAGGAAAAAAGAGTTCGTCGAGTGGGCGCATTAAAAGAAGTCGATATTGATCTGAAGATTATCAGTTCGGTCAATCAGGAGCCCCACCGCGCCATCGAAGCCGGTACTTTGCGACCAGACCTATTTTACCGGCTTGGCGTGGTCTTCATTGCCATTCCGCCCCTGCGAGAAAAGCGTGATGATATTGAAAAGCTGATTCGACATTTTTTAGATAAACACAGCCGCGCATTGGGCAAAGGCATCCCCCGTATATCTCCCGAGGTACTGGCGCTTTTCGATCGCTACCCCTGGCCCGGCAATGTGCGTGAGCTGGAGCACGTCATAGAAAGTGCGATGAACATGGTCCAACCCAATGAAGTCATATCCTTTAATCATCTCCACGGGCATTTCAGCGCTCAATTTGAAAATTGGCCTTCTGAGGGGCGTGCACCGGCAATCCCGCTAACAGAGATTTCCGGCCACCCAGCCGCAGATTCCAAAAGGATCCCTGCCCAACAACTTGCCTCCAGCGTTGCCTCAAAAAGCCTTATGGAGATCCGGTCAGAAGGCGAAAAAACTGCGATTATCAATGCGCTGATCAACGCCAATGGCAATGTTTCCAAGGCCGCCGGTAGCATTGGCATTTCCAGACAACTGCTGCATTATAAAATGAAAAAATACCATCTGAATCGAGCCGATTTCTGTTAGCCGGAAGGTCTTGGCTCGCGCGGTGATGTTTCAGATTGGTACGCTATTTGCTGTGAATACGAGTGAAGATATCCACTGCGGGCCTTTTCAATTAAAGTCCGCCTGCCTCGAGGGGGGGCAAGTTCCAGCGCATTCGTCTTTTATCAAATTTCCCGTTTGATGTTTCGTCCGAACCGCTAGCGACGATGTCGCCAAACCTGCATTTCAGCGCTTTGATGAGCCGCCATCGAACCACCCTGAGAGGTTCAATCCCAATAGTTGGATCAGCCCACAAATAGGAGGAAAGACCATGTATGATCGCATGCCGACCTTAACCCAGGAGCAAATGACCAAAATCCATGATGCTGCCATCAATATCCTTTCCAGTGTCGGGGTGGCTTTTAATGAATCAGAATCCTTAGATATCTTTGCGAAAGCCAATTTTAAAGTTGATGGTAAGACGGTCTTTTTTTCAGAAAACGATGTGGCCCGGGCGTTGGAATCGGCGCCGCAGCACTTTAGCATTACGGCCCGCAATCCGGCCAAAAGCATCGCGGTGGGAGACGATGATTTTGCTTTCGCACCCGGCTATGGGGCGCCGTTTATCATCACACCTGAAGGCCAGAAACGAGAGTCCACCATGGAAGATTATGACAATTTCTGCAAACTGGTACAGACGTCCAAATACATTGATATGAACGGGTTCATGATGGTGGAACCGTCTGATATCCCCCCAGAGACGGCTCATCTGGATATGCTATTATCCAGCATTGTTCTATGTGATAAACCGTTTATGGGTAGCCCGGTCTCCAAGAAAGGCGCCCGGGATGCCATCGAAATGGCCGGTCTGGTGTGGGGCGGTAAAGATCAGATTAAGGACACGCCGGTTATGGTTTCATTGATCAACTCCTTATCTCCGCTGCAGTTCTCGGAAGAAATGGCCGGTTCGCTGATCGAACTGGCGCGCTACGGACAGCCATGTGTTCTGGCCTCACTGGCCATGGCCGGGGCCTCCGGCCCTGTTGAGCTGGCGGGTATTCTGGCCATGCAAAATGCTGAAATCTTGGCCGGTTTGATATTGGCCCAGCTGGTCAGACCGGGTGCCCCCATCATCTACGGCTCCACCTCGTCACCCATGGATATGCGCACGGGCGGGTTATCTATTGGCGCTCCGGAACTGTCGATGCTGGTGTCCTGTACCGCGCAGATGGCACGCTTTTACAACCTGCCCAGTCGCAGCGGCGGGGGGCTGACGGATGCCAACTTTCCTGATGCCCAGGCCGGCGTTCAATCCGCAATGGCGCTGATCACCGCAGCGCGCAACGGTATCAATTTTGTCCTGCACGCCTGCGGAATTTTAAGCGCTTATGTCGCCATGAGCTATGAGAAATTTATCATCGATGAAGAACTTTGCGGAACGGTAAAAAAACTCATCCAATCCATTGACATTAATGATGAATCCATTGACCTGGAAACCATCAAAGAAGTCGGCATCGGTGGCAATTATTTGACCCAGCCCAAAACCTTTGAACTATGCCGCACGGCCTTTTTTCTGCCCGAATTGATGACCGTGCAGGATTATGACAGTTGGCAGGGCGCCGGCGGCAAACGCGCCGATGAGCGCGCCTCGGATGTGTTACATAAACGCTTGGCCAATTACGAAAAACCGGATATCGATTCGGCTATCGAGTCGGAATTATCCGAGTATGTGACGCGCCGCAAAGCCGGCTAAAGATCATTCATCGATCGGAAAAAAGAAAACTATTTTTACAAATTGACAAAAGATTTTTCTATTTGTCAAAAAATTTTAACATTTATGACAATCAATCCTGGCATGTGACGGTGTTTTAAATGTGGGCGTCAGGTGGCGGCAAAACCGATTTGGCTAGCGGATATTGTTCTGATATTATTATATAAAATTATTCTTGCCAAACATCATTATTCATGCTTTAAAAACGATCGGTAACCTATTTAAATACTAAATATAATTCATTTTTTTTGGTATGTTTGTTGCTCTTGTAACACGATGGGGGGTTCTTTAATACCTACCGGTAAGAACATTTACACCAAAGGAGATAAAATCCCATGAAAACACAGGCGAGAGTTGTTGTGATCGGTGGTGGTGCCATCGGTACCAGCGTTCTGTATCATTTGGCCAAATACGGTTGGCAGGATGTTGTACTGGTGGAGAAGCATGAATTGACTTCCGGTTCAACCTGGTTGGCCGCTGGTAATTGCTCTTTTTATCATTCCAGTTATTATTGCACCCTGGTCAACATGAAAAGCATTGAGCTTTATCAAGAGCTGGAAGAAGAGACCGGTCAAACCACCGGCTGGCACACCACTGGATCCATTCGCACCGCGGATAACCCGGATCGCATGGATGAATTGGGCTATTATTACAGCATGAACCGCTGTCTGGGGCTGGACGTGCAGAAAGTCAGTCCGCAAGAGATTGCCGAACTGCATCCGTTGATGCACGTGGAAGGTCTGCTGGGGGGGCTTTACTGGCCTGACGATGGTGACGTGGATCCCAGCGGCATGTGTCAGGCGATGGCGATCGGCGCCAAAAAGAACGGGGCTGAAATTTACACCCATACCCAGGTGACCGGTATCAGCCAAAAGCCCAACGACGAGTGGGTCGTCCATACCGACAAGGGGGATATCACCTGTGAAGCCGTGGTTAATGCCGGGGGCTTATGGGCACCGGAAGTGTCGGCCATGGTGGGTGTCGAGATTCCCTCCATTGCCATTGAGCATACCCATGTTCTTTTTGAGGCCATTGGTGCCGTCGAAGAACGGGAGCGCATGCTGCCTCTGGTGCGCGATCCGGACCGCTCGATTTACATACGCCAGGAAATGGACAGCCTGATCCTCGGTATGTATGAGAAAGTTGGAAAGCAGTGGTTTCCGGAAGGCGTTCCCTGGGATTATGCTCAAACCGAGCTGCCCGAGGATATCGAAAATGTGGCCGAAAACATTGAACACGGCATCTTTCGCTTTCCGATTTTAGGAGAAACCGGCTTTAAGCACGTCACCGTCGGCCCCATTACTTACACACCCAACGGCGACCCTTTGGTAGGGCCAGCCTATCCGTTGAAAAACTTTTTCCAGGCCTGTGGTTACAGCTTCGGCATTACACAGGCTGGCGGTATCGGTCACTACCTGGCCGGCTGGATCATGGAAGGCGAGCCCGAGATCGACATGTGGCACGTCGACAGCCGCCGTTTCGGTTCTTACGCCAACTGGGCCTATAACCATGAAAAAATCGCCGATACCTATCCGCGCCTGTACAGCATATTTTTCCCAAACGAATGGCGCGATGCCGCCCGACCCAACCGCACCAGCCCTATTTACGAATATCAGAAAGACGCCGGCGCTGTCTTTGGTGACTATTACGGCTGGGAGTGCCCCAATTATTTTACCAGCGATGAAGCCGACAACTACGAAACCCCCAGCTGGCGACGATCCAATGCCTTCAAGCATGTGGCTGAGGAGTGCCAGCATGTAATGAAACATGTCGGCCTGTTGGATCTCACCCGTTTTGCCAAAACCAAAATCAGCGGACCTGGCGCCGAAGACTGGCTCAACCGCTTGACTTGCCAGCGAGTGCCCACCCAGGATGGCCGTATCGCGCTGGCCCCGGTGCTGGACAAAAATGGCGCTTTTAAGACCGATATGACCATCACCAGAATCAAAGAAGGCCAATATTTTTGTGTGACCGCCAGCTTAGGCAAACGCCACGACCAGCACTGGTTGATATTGAATTTGCCCGAAGACGGTTCGGTCCAGATGAACGACCTCACCTACAAGCTGGGCTGTTTTGTTATCGCCGGCCCCCAGAGTCGCAACCTCCTAACAAAAATTTCTCATGGCGATATCACCAACGAGGCCATGCCCTTTGTCACCAGCAAAGAAATTTTTGTGGGTCGGGTTAAGTGCCGCGTGAATCGCATGAACTACGTCGGCGAACTGGGGTATGAAATTTTCCATCCCATCGAAAGCCAGATTGCCGTGTTCCAGACCTTGATGGAAGCCGGAGCGGAATTTGAGTTGAAAATGTTTGGCATGCATGCCATGGACTCCATGCGCCTGGAAAAAGGCTATATGGCCTGGAAATCAGAAATGAACGTTCATCACTCGCCGCTGGAAACCAACCTGGCCTGGGCGGTTAAATGGGACAAGGATTTTATCGGCAAAGCGGCGCTGGAAAAAATCAAAGCTGAAGGGGTCAAACAACAGCTAGTGTGTATGGTGGTGGATGCTGAAGATTCCGATCCATGGGGCTACAATCCCATTTTTAATGGTCAGGAGCAGGTCGGCATGACCTCATCCGGCGGCTATGGTCACCGGGTGGAAAAAAGCATTGCTTTCGGTTATGTGCCACCCGACTTAACCGCGCCCGGCACTCAGCTGACGGTTGAAATATTGGGTGATCAGCGGCCGGCCGAAGTTGTGGCCATGCCGCTATATGATCCCACCAACGAGAAAATGAAGGCCTGATACACTATTGTTAACCGCATTAACAAAAGGATGAGATAATGCAGATCTATGTGTGTGTAAAACATGTTCCGGATACCGCGGCGACCATCACTGTCGTCGATGAGGCCGGTTATAACGACACGGCCTGCAAGTTCATTATCAACCCGTATGATGAATACGCCGTGGAGGAGGCCGTTCAAAGGGTCGAAAAAGCCGGCAGCGGTGAAGTGGTTGTGGTCACCGTGGGTCCTGAAGC harbors:
- a CDS encoding MurR/RpiR family transcriptional regulator, which gives rise to MPDPANRLTMKSIVEQHPSLTPKARILGEYIVNHPRKAVFMTTKELANTCQVSEATVVRFVSQLGYEGYGAFQQALRDFVDRELTMLERADLAATAGEGMDRLRQVVSEEMDNLKQFFETVDLTTLQKAIDYLSQSPAVYIIGSRVSYTFAYYLGWSLTKVRSGVHILKGSDSTAIDWLTISEPDSLVVIIATSRYPNELIRLGRTARHLDRKLLVITDSSLCPLTQFAHLSLVAPAKNIPFIGSPTTIACIINYLVLEMASQDGNRLKEHQGKLEQAYRENDVLFNLRRDEILP
- a CDS encoding sigma 54-interacting transcriptional regulator; translation: MTDRTAKNTRPQPLQLEDVDYLKVFTDFDEGVIMADTAGVIVYYNDAMAKIDDLDPSYPVGKKITEVYDLTEETSVIMECLKTSHPIINRHFFYRTRMGKVANTIHRAFPLFREGRLTGAICLVKDYNVLEETLSSVAIPEKESNLKNGTNYTFGDIIGENPTFLRAVNTAVMAANSPSPVMLYGETGTGKELLAQSIHNHSARNERRYIPVNCAAIPENLLEGILFGTSKGAFTGAMNKPGLFERASGGTLFLDEVNAMSINLQAKILRVLQEKRVRRVGALKEVDIDLKIISSVNQEPHRAIEAGTLRPDLFYRLGVVFIAIPPLREKRDDIEKLIRHFLDKHSRALGKGIPRISPEVLALFDRYPWPGNVRELEHVIESAMNMVQPNEVISFNHLHGHFSAQFENWPSEGRAPAIPLTEISGHPAADSKRIPAQQLASSVASKSLMEIRSEGEKTAIINALINANGNVSKAAGSIGISRQLLHYKMKKYHLNRADFC
- a CDS encoding trimethylamine methyltransferase family protein → MYDRMPTLTQEQMTKIHDAAINILSSVGVAFNESESLDIFAKANFKVDGKTVFFSENDVARALESAPQHFSITARNPAKSIAVGDDDFAFAPGYGAPFIITPEGQKRESTMEDYDNFCKLVQTSKYIDMNGFMMVEPSDIPPETAHLDMLLSSIVLCDKPFMGSPVSKKGARDAIEMAGLVWGGKDQIKDTPVMVSLINSLSPLQFSEEMAGSLIELARYGQPCVLASLAMAGASGPVELAGILAMQNAEILAGLILAQLVRPGAPIIYGSTSSPMDMRTGGLSIGAPELSMLVSCTAQMARFYNLPSRSGGGLTDANFPDAQAGVQSAMALITAARNGINFVLHACGILSAYVAMSYEKFIIDEELCGTVKKLIQSIDINDESIDLETIKEVGIGGNYLTQPKTFELCRTAFFLPELMTVQDYDSWQGAGGKRADERASDVLHKRLANYEKPDIDSAIESELSEYVTRRKAG
- a CDS encoding FAD-dependent oxidoreductase → MKTQARVVVIGGGAIGTSVLYHLAKYGWQDVVLVEKHELTSGSTWLAAGNCSFYHSSYYCTLVNMKSIELYQELEEETGQTTGWHTTGSIRTADNPDRMDELGYYYSMNRCLGLDVQKVSPQEIAELHPLMHVEGLLGGLYWPDDGDVDPSGMCQAMAIGAKKNGAEIYTHTQVTGISQKPNDEWVVHTDKGDITCEAVVNAGGLWAPEVSAMVGVEIPSIAIEHTHVLFEAIGAVEERERMLPLVRDPDRSIYIRQEMDSLILGMYEKVGKQWFPEGVPWDYAQTELPEDIENVAENIEHGIFRFPILGETGFKHVTVGPITYTPNGDPLVGPAYPLKNFFQACGYSFGITQAGGIGHYLAGWIMEGEPEIDMWHVDSRRFGSYANWAYNHEKIADTYPRLYSIFFPNEWRDAARPNRTSPIYEYQKDAGAVFGDYYGWECPNYFTSDEADNYETPSWRRSNAFKHVAEECQHVMKHVGLLDLTRFAKTKISGPGAEDWLNRLTCQRVPTQDGRIALAPVLDKNGAFKTDMTITRIKEGQYFCVTASLGKRHDQHWLILNLPEDGSVQMNDLTYKLGCFVIAGPQSRNLLTKISHGDITNEAMPFVTSKEIFVGRVKCRVNRMNYVGELGYEIFHPIESQIAVFQTLMEAGAEFELKMFGMHAMDSMRLEKGYMAWKSEMNVHHSPLETNLAWAVKWDKDFIGKAALEKIKAEGVKQQLVCMVVDAEDSDPWGYNPIFNGQEQVGMTSSGGYGHRVEKSIAFGYVPPDLTAPGTQLTVEILGDQRPAEVVAMPLYDPTNEKMKA